The Lactuca sativa cultivar Salinas chromosome 2, Lsat_Salinas_v11, whole genome shotgun sequence genome includes a window with the following:
- the LOC111889499 gene encoding uncharacterized protein LOC111889499 produces the protein MIHKHAFEALDQTLKDIFKCHNPRNETLPFGGKVIVFGGDFRQILSVIPGGSRQDIVNASLSSSHLWQQCKVYQLTKNMRLTVGSDTSTFQQTMDFAKWLLDIGEGKLGGFNDGEAIIDIPDDLLINDPYDPIGSLIEFVYPSILEASSNPEYFQERAILVPKNEVVGKINDCLLALFPGDEV, from the coding sequence ATGATTCACAAGCATGCATTTGAAGCTTTAGATCAAACTTTGAAAGATATATTCAAGTGTCATAATCCTAGAAACGAAACTTTGCCATTTGGAGGGAAAGTAATTGTTTTTGGAGGAGATTTTAGACAAATTCTGTCTGTTATTCCAGGTGGTAGTAGACAAGACATTGTTAATGCTTCATTAAGTTCATCACATTTATGGCAACAATGCAAAGTCTATCAACTAACCAAGAATATGAGGCTAACTGTTGGAAGTGATACATCTACTTTTCAACAGACAATGGATTTTGCAAAATGGCTTTTGGATATAGGAGAAGGGAAACTTGGTGGTTTTAATGATGGAGAAGCGATTATTGATATTCCGGATGATCTTCTGATTAATGATCCTTATGATCCTATAGGTTCGTTAATCGAGTTTGTATATCCTTCAATTCTTGAAGCTTCTAGCAATCCAGAATATTTTCAAGAAAGAGCAATACTTGTTCCAAAAAATGAAGTTGTCGGAAAAATAAATGATTGTTTGCTTGCATTATTTCCAGGAGATGAAGTTTAA